The genomic segment GCATGCGGTAGtgcaggttctggagaaggTGGTACGCCCCCTGGAGGATGGAGCGAATTGGGTAGTACATGGTAACCTgaaaggagaaaagcagggCAGTGAGGGGGGGCTGGATGCCAGCAGGCGTGAGCAGAAGCAGACGGGCCGACCTCGTGCAGGGACTGGCTGCTGAACACCGTCAACCAGTTTGTGGGCTCGGCCACCAAAGCAGGCAGCAAGGAGTGGCCGGTGAGGAGGACCGCAGACGGGCTGCCGGGGAGGTGGTACACGGGGTACGGCACAGAGAACCAGTCCAGGATGGTGGGCGTGATGTCTgtggtaaaaataataaaaataatcccaaagatcagcaaaaacatttctgctttaCTCCCATTTTTCCCTTAAAATTTCTGTCCTGGCTCACATCACATCAGAAATCTATGGATTTGTCTTAAAGTCTCATTTTGTCTCAACCATAATTGGATGAAAGTCACTTTTACTACTCCAGTTCTTCTTCTGAGCAACTTTGTTTCTGTCCCCACTCGCCCCCCTGTGGCTGTTTGGGAGCATTGCAGGAGAAAGGAAAATTGGTGAAGGCCGTCAGATTAAAATCTGTCTTTCTCCTGCAATGCTCTCaaaaaaagagtagaaaaaCCACCAGTATTTCAGTCCGGTGTGGAAGTTTGGTCTTTTCTCCCtgcagacaggaatattatgacagaataaatcaacttcaactttaaataactttcaatattttgctctccataaaatacatattctgtaaaaattaagatggaacaagataacatcttaataataataatataaaaggatctggagagccggatataattaccctatgggccggatccggctcccagcccttgactttgacacatgggtccTAAATAAGGACTCACCCCTTCATTTACCATGAAGCTCTTCCTTACCCAGCAGGCTGACGAAGGCCTGGCTGCTGTCCCCCCAGCGTTCCCTGTGCTCCGGAGAAGACACCAGCATAGGCTCTGCGATTCCGGAGTGATACAGATTGGTTCTGCCGTTCGGGAACGGGATGCCATTGTCCGAGCTGTAGATGATCAGGGTGTCGTTCTCGTAACCGGCTTCTCTGAGCTCCTCCAGAACCAGTCCGATACCTGCAGGAGAAGTTTGCACCTTCAGCACTTGTTGATGTTCTGGCGTCTCTGCTCTGGTGCTGCTACTCGCCCTGGTCCAGTCTGCTCACGGTGGTGTACTGAGCAGCCAGGTCCGCTCGAGCTGCAGGCGTGTCCGGCACAAAGGGGGGAACCTGAGCAGGTGAACAGAACACAAGGTTCAAGCAGGAGTCCTACCTCCAGTCTGTTGACACGGCAACAGAAAAGccagaaaaacaggaaacaggtcTGGTAAGGTTCTGGACCATGAGGGCTGGCCTCAGGAGAAGGGGAAAagtcctcaacctccacagaaagttctgtggagaaacttgcatcacaGCCcacaaatctgggctgagaatggagtcggcctccaactgccctgtttggttaccctggTTAAGTGACGTGCCAACGCCATTAAGCATGTTAACACTGAAGATAACACCGGCGTCCATTTTTGTCATGGAcaccaaaacttttattttgatagtacaaaaatataatatgaTTTATAACACATAACATGCATTTTACAATAACTCAGTGAGGAAGGAAGGAGAGGGCAGGGGGCCTGAATGCTTAAGTTTTGGAAGAGAGTGGGACGAACTATCTGACACGGGGGTGGCAGGACAAACCATTCACAAACTCACTGAAAGTCGTAAGACGGACTCCCTACACAACGGAGGTGCACAGCAGATGGACCAGTGTAAATGCAGGGTAACTTGAATGCCTTGTTCCTAACTTCTACAGGAAGTAGTACTTTTACTCGGTCCCAGACATCAACCCAGACTGAAGACAGTTTTTACAGGAACGAGCCGGACTGACCTTTACTTGCTCTGGTGTGTAATGAACCGGCTTCCAGTCTGGGATTCTTCCCATTCCCGTTTCTCCGTTTCCAAACTTTTCACAGAAGGCTCCGTACTGGGGCTGCGAGTGTCCACACCGGTGTGGGTCGTGGAAGGCAACGTACAGGAAAAAGGGTCTGTCCTCGCTTCCACCCGGAACGCGGCTTCTTCCCGCATCCGTTTCTCGTTTGTGAGTCTGGAGGAACTTCCGGACAAGAAGTTTGATCCGGGTGATGTTCCTCCCCACCTGCAGCACAGAGGCGTTTTCTTCTGTGTAGGAAAAGTCAAAAGGATAGACAGAACCGGGCCCGACGTGCTTCTTCCCGATTATACCTGTGGGGTTAAAGAAAACAGGTGGTGAGGTGAACAGGCTGTGGTGCAGGTGTGGGTCTGAACTCACCTGTGCGCACGCCTGCCTGGCTCAGTAGCAGCGGCAGACTCTGCACTCCCTCAAAGGAGTTGAAGTGATGGACGCCCTGGTGCAAGCCGTACATGCCATTCTGGTGCTGAAACGAGGAGACAGCATGAGGACCTTCAGCAAGCGGCGCCTGCACGTGCACGCACGGCGTACCTGCGGCAGGCCGGTGAGGATGGCGGAGCGGCTGGGGGAGCAGCTGCTGACAGACGTGAAGGCGTTCCGGAACAGCAGGCTGCGCTGCGCCAGAGCACGCAGGTGGGGCGTGTGCACCACAGAGTTGTTGTAGACCTCAGTCTCGAAGCCTGCGTCATCCGCTGCACAAGAGCAAGAACGAGAGCTCAGAGGATTCCCTTCACGTGGTTCTGGATCTCTGTGAACGGCCACCATAACACAGTGGAGGGGTTTGAGCGTTAAGCTAGTAGCCTAAAGGTTCAAGGTGACATGCAGGgaaagagcggttcagaacctCCTTACGAGAAGGCAACAACTCCTTATCATGAAGTCTGGAACATCATCTCTCAGCAAAGGAAAGAGTCTGAGCATGTGCAGTAGCTCAATAGTTACCAGTGGATTCTGGGAACTCTTGACCTCCTTTCTGCTCTTTCTAGATCagagataggcaactccaggcctcgagggctgcagtCATGCATGTTTTCCATCATACCCTGCtgtggcatgttctaattggcaggacacacctgaagcaggtaatcagtcatgagtaaagcttggatatctggaaccCATGCAGGCAGGCGGCCCTTGAGGACAgtagttgcctatccctgatctaGATGATGTTGTCTTGTTAGCTTCATCAAGCCAAGACTTCTTTTGGGGCGGTTTCAGCTCAGTGTGAAGATGGGATGAGTCAGCACCACCATGTTTCTTGACTGGAGAAAGATTGTGATTCATGACTGGAAGAGCGGGAGGCTAAAAGGAGATTCCTCCGTAGAGTGGCCAAAGAGATATGGTGAGGAGGTCGGTCACCTAAGGCAGAGCCGCTGATCCTCCACATCATGAGGAGCCAGCTGAGGTGGGTATGTCCCAGCTTTTTTAGGTGACCTTGCGGAAGTGACCAGGGACATGGAAGTCCGGACATCTTTTGGGATCCATGCTCAGACGAGCAGACAAAAACGGATGGAtgacttttaaaacttaaaggTACATAGAAGGGGAGGAGTCTGATCTGTATATGTGTGTGGAGGTGGGGTGGCTGGCAGATCTGCAGCAGGACGTTCCTCCTTCTTCTGTCCCATAGACTGATTAGTGGTTACCGTTACTTCAAAGTAATCCTTTATCCACTGTCCCAGCTGTGTTCCATTGGAGACGCAGAACTTCATGCTTAAGCAGAGCTTTTTGGATCACAGTTATGATGCAGCAATACAACCAGAAACCTACATGTTTCAGTGTTTATCCATTCTCTGTCATGCGGGGGAGCATGGTGGACAGAGGTGAAGGTTGAAGTCCAACAGGAGCAGCTGGACTCAGATCTGCTGCCAGACAAGCTCTTCTCTGTCTCCATGGCAACTGTCAGACTCCTTCTTCACCTCCTTGACACCTGCAGGACCTTCTGAAAACCTCGGATCAGTTCGTGACTCACCTCTGAGTTTCAAACACCGTTACTTTATCCATTAACTCTACTGCATGACGTTTCAACCAGATCGAGAAAGGAACGTGACTTCTATCTGATGTTTGGACGCAGCTGCAGACGGACTTCCGGGTTCCGTTCGGTTCTGGAGAACTCACCGATGATCAGGAGAACGTTTCGCCTCCGTGGCTCCGCAAAGCTGAAAGCTGCTAGAAGGAGGACGCAGCTCCGCGGCAGCATGGTGGTGCACAACAACCGAACTGGGACAGGTCCCGAGTCCACACTTCCTCAAACAAgcgaggctccgcccccttttgaTCACATGACCGCGGCCGCGTGAGAGGGGAAACAGGAACCTGTCTCGAGCGGCGAAAGGAGCGATTTTGAGGAAGTTAGGAAAAAAGGAACCCGAAAATCACAGCTGATGGACTCCAAGAAGACTGAAGGTGTGATCTGTTTCTATACTGCTTCTATTCTGATCTGTTTCTATTGTGTTTCTATTCTGATCTGTTTCTATACTGCTTCTATTCTGATCTGTTTCTATTGTGCTTCTATTCTGATCTGTTTCTATTCTGCTTCTATTCTGATCTGTTTCTATTCTGCTTCTATTCTGATCTGTTTCTATTGTGCTTCTATTCTGATCTGTTTCTATTCTGCTTCTATTCTGATCTGTTTCTATTCTGATGTGTTTCTTTTCTGGTCTgtgtttattcagttttttgcaTTCTGATCTTTTCTATTCCATCTTCTTTCTATTCAGACCTGTTTCTATTATGTTTCTATCACTCTTCTATTCTgatgtttctcatttgttctGATGTCTTTTTATTCCTATTCAAATATTATACTGTGTTTCTATTCTGAACTGTCTTttcaatagtttttatttttccttctatTGTAATCTGATCTTTTCTACAGAGATCATGTGGTATTTGTGGTGAGATCCAGTAAAAACACCTTCCTCTGTGGGACACAGCTTCAGGTAACGCCCCCCCTCATGTAAGGTCAGCAGAAGCATGCACCTGTCAGGTGATCATCACCTGGCTTCTTCTCAACGTCAGGTGATGATCACAGGGATCCTTCTCTTTTCTGTTGACGTGCTCAGGTTGTTCCACTGGTCTGAGGAGCAAACAAACAGGCAGGCTGGCGTGCACGTGCACACCGCGCATGTTTGCTGAAGTCTCCTCCTGACAGCTGGACGCCTCAGAAGGAGGAATGCATGTGTAGCCTGATGGTCAGGCGTGTGCTCCCGGcccgtgacctctgaccccgtGGGATGGATCGGTTGAGGAGGCCTTCgggctggagctgctgctcctgcagctctCTGAAGACCTGGCTTCCCATCCTATCCTGGTTACCCAGATACAAAGTCGGGTACCTGCAGATGGACATACTGGCCGGCCTCACGGTCGGGCTGACGGTCGTTCCTCAAGCGCTGGCGTACGCGGAGGTGGCAGGTCTTCCTGTGCAGGTGAGTCTCAGCTCAGTACTCCTggcttttctcatttttttgctttaggtTTGGCTTTAGTTCCTGCAGTTTGTGGGTTTGGTGGTCAGAACCCGAGCAGATCCTCACAGAAAGGTCCAGTGAAGTCTCCAACATTGTTATTGAGAGCTCTGGGTTCATGTTTTGTCTGCAGTACGGACTCTACTCTGCCTTCATGGGGGGTTTCATATACACCATCCTCGGAACCTCGAAGGACGTGACCCTGGGCCCCACGGCCATCATGTCCCTCCTGTGCTTCTCTGTGGTGGGGGGGCAGCCCCACAGAGCCGTGCTGCTCAGCCTCCTCTGCGGACTCGTTCAGGCGGCGATGGCGTTGCTCAGATTAGGTCAGAGCCCCCGAGGCCCGGCTGCCGCTGCAGATGACAGAAACTCACCAGGAGCCGGTTCTGAGTGTCTGTGCTGCTGATCTCTGCAGGCTTCCTGCTGGACTTCATCTCCTACCCCGTCATCAAAGGCTTCACCTGTGCGGCTGCGGTCACCATCGGCTTCGGTCAGGTGAAGGTGAGTTCTGACAGCAGCCGTGCTGCCATGTCTACCCAGAACGTTCAGCTTACATATTTGTGTAGCTATATTCTGGATTTTATAACTAAACTTACATTTAGCACTGTGACCACACTGCAACAATTTACTGCAGCATCTGAACACTGATGATGGACGGCCcacaaaaaatactataaagttAAACGTTTGCCactaaagagaaaattaaaattacagttttacctttaaaattTCCTAAACCGCTAAATAAATTTTCActcctaaaaatataattttctttgttgcaaataaaaatgttaaatgtttgtttaatatCCCATCTGTGCTTTCAAATCTCATTCTTATTTCCCGTTATGGCATTCATAAACCTgaataatgaattatttattcatGCTGATTCCATCCAGTCAGGTGTCTTTGTCTCTCACTGGCTGCGTTTACATGTGCTAAATGTCCTCGATCGGATCAAAGATCGGATTGGAATAGAACTGTGTTCATGggccctgaaaaactttatcagaTTGTAACAAACATTTACAGGCACCACACGTTTGGTCGGaagaaatcattttgacatCCACAGAACTGTTAAATGCCAGAAACATCCGTAGAGGAAGCAGCTAATTCCAGTGTAAACAAACAACGCTGCAGCTTTGAGTGAGATGATATTCTgattataatattttaaagtgacTGATCGCTCGTATTTTCTAAAGGACTGCTTGGAGCACAGAGTGGCATTTCCATATTCTAAAGCCGCCTTTGCCAGCTCATACCATGCCAATGCCGCTCAGGGACACAGTTCTCCCAGGAGACTCGGTTTTCCCGAGTCTGGCACCTTGCTCGCGTAGAGCAGTTGGATGGACTCCAGTCGGAAGCTCACATCGTAACAAAGCATCATCCCCTCTTGATGAGTCCGGCTGCAGCTGATCGGTCCTGTTAGCGCTCCGAAGTTTCCTCTGGAGCGCCACACCCTCTATGCATGATGTAAAatccagcgcagtaatgaccCTAACCACAACCGGATCAACAATCAATATAACCCACCTATCTTGATCGGAAGGAAATTTTGATCAGAATGGGTCTGATTGGGTCAGAAATGGCGTGTTCACGTGATGCGTTTTTATTCTGATCTTGAGTTATTCCAACTACTTGTGTGCATGTAAACACAGGTATTGAAGGCACTTTGCTTCAGACACCAAACAGCTTATCAGTTCTGTTAAGCCAGAACTCTGCAAATTTCAaccattttggtgttttttctctCCGATCAGAATCCAAAAGGAACATCAAAGCCAAAAAGTACAACACTGCTCttcatttatgttattgttaacATTATGACtgaatgaatttgtttttttcataaataaacatttcccagaaatttaacaaattaatgcTTGAGTTCTTTTCTTAATCAAACAAGTTGATCAGTTAAAACATTAACAACtcaaatcaaaaacagattttttcttcttaatagaaaagtatataaataatgtacaaatatattttaatatttttctcttctggACAGAAACCAAACATTGTGGTCGTCACTTCATAGTccagaacacaaaaataaagttgcatttaATTAAGAGAACGTGTCTGAAAGCAGTTAATTGCATGATATTAACCAGGTGTTAACCAGATGTTGAatgaaagattttcaaaatagagACACCAGAGACTAGATATAAAAGTTTAAGAAGAGACAGAGAAACTGAAGAGACAAAAAGGGTGAGTGAAGGCTGCACATGACAGTTAATCATTTCTAGACATTTTATCAACTCATAAATGAGTTGGAAAACTCACCTTCAGTGTtggtggctttaaaaaaaacaaaacaatttctgcttagaaaacaaaaacacggaTGGacgtgtctgtttgttttttaagacccacttcGATGAAAAttggatttgatgtttttaacatgttttatggCAATAAATAGTAACAATTGCAATAgtagatcattttttaatcctaaattttaATCTTCTAGAGGCAGAAGATCCAACACACTTTCTGGAAAGCATCTGCAGGTTTCTCTCTCACAACAGAGCACAACAAAGCTTCCAGTTCTTTCTTGTTAACGTTTGTCAACCTTTTCCATTCCTTTCTAGAATATTCTGGGAATCCAGGGAGTTCCTCATCAGTTCTTCCTGGAGGTCTATTACACCTTTTACAAGATCCCAGAGGCCAGAACAGGCGATGTGGTGATGGGTCTGCTCTGTCTGTGTCTGCTCACCATGCTGACCTTCATGAAGTCCAGCCTGGGCTCCAGTGACTCCGCCTCCTGCACCAGAATGGCCAGGAAGTTCATTTGGACTGTTGCGACCAGTCAGTACCTGTGTGTTACAGACGCTGGCGTGCTGAGCGGAGCGTCTCCTGTTCTCAGCtgtctcttctcctcctcctgatcAGTGCGTAACGCCCTGCTGGTCGTGGCGGCTTCCCTGTTTGCTTTCTCCTGCGAGGCGTACGGCTATCATATCTTCACAATCACCGGACACACTTCACAGGGGCTGCCGCCCTTCAGGCCCCCACCCACCTCGGATACTACAGCCAACGGGACCACGGTCTCCTTTAGGGAGATGCTGGAGGTGAGGATGTGAGGAAGAGCTGGGGCGTGTGTCGAGCTGTCAAACATAACTGTGTTCTCCTCAGGACTTTGGCGGGGGGCTGGCTTTGATCCCCCTCATGGGTCTGTTGGAGAGCATCGCCATTGCAAAAGCCTTTGGTAAGTGTGAGAGGGTTAAACAGGAAGTCTTCCCCAGGCTAAGATTCTCACTTCCTCTATCCCAGCCAGTCAGAACGACTACAGGATCGACGCCAACCAGGAGCTGCTGGCGATCGGAGTGACCAACATAATGGGCTCCTTCGTGTCAGCGTACCCCGTCACCGGCAGTTTTGGGAGGTGTGTGTTACTCTGTATGCGTCTTTAACAACAGTGAGTATGAAGGTTCAACCTGCACCCTCTACCCCTGCAGGACCGCGGTGAACTCTCAGACCGGGGTTTGCACTCCAGCGGGAGGGATCCTCACAAGTGAGCGTCTTTCAGTCTTTAtcgccctcttgtggctttCTGCGTCATTACAGCTTTGTGTTCTGAAGTTTGATCAGAGAAGAAAATCTGTCCATCGGTCTTCTAAACCCACCTAATCCCTTTGGGAATCACAGGGTGTTGGAGCCTGCTGAAGACGGAGTTCATGATTTAGTCACTTATATCAGAGATTTCAGTTATCTAAAATTATGCCTTTGCCTAAAGCTTCTTGATCCAAGAGTTTCTTTACTTTGACCTAAAGAACGTATTGTTTGGTTTGTGGCGGCTCAGATACTTCCCCTCTATGAATGCAGCCTCTTCTCTACTCTCTAGTCGGTGCTTCATGTCTTCTCACATTTTCCTTTCCTCCTGCAGGTGTGATCGTCTTGCTCTCCTTGGCGTTCCTCATGCCAGCGTTCTATTACATCCCCAAGGCTTCTCTGGCTGCAGTCATCATCTGCGCCGTGGCACCCATGCTGGATTACGGCGCCGTGGCAAAGATGTGGCGCGTGCACAGTAGGTGGTCATGGTTTTGGACCCTGAAGTTCCTGAATGAACGACAGTCTTGTTAACTGGAGTGTGGATCCGTTCTCTGGAGCTCTAGATAAGATTTTACAGGCAGTCCCACCTATATTCTGCCTGGAAACCAGTTTATATCTTTGGCAGTTTTAGGCAAACAAAGGCTGTGATCACAAATAAACACCTTTGTCAAcagtaaagtcccactccgatcatcttttgatctattataaaagcatttccagtgggcttttaattattattatacagtttttagccaaaatctataaacctttgttgtttttctaggacatagtttctgcagagttgtgggcaggacttttGGTTCAGagtaactccgcccccttccctACCAACGGGTAGGGAAGGGGGTTCAGAGAgttcagagcagggagcttgtcttctacagcatattttctacatcacaaataccaCCTTTTCCCAACTGCATTTCTTcctctgctcttgattcactacgatttgaatcaagaaatactaagaaatgcagatttaagcTTATgcatgtcctctatcatgaaaaaaatgccacaagaacatattaaaacaccaacaacacaGTTTTATTGGATTTAATTGGGGCTTTTTCTTCTGGGAATTTTAAGATTTCTTTGAgcttttttgagttttggatatttgttattttctgttttaaagcaaaatgaaaaattttgTAACAATTGCAACATTTCtgcagacaatattttcatttaatgcaGAATTTGTGGTGTTGTTCATCATTTTCTCTCTGCTCTGCAGGGCT from the Oryzias melastigma strain HK-1 linkage group LG1, ASM292280v2, whole genome shotgun sequence genome contains:
- the sgsh gene encoding N-sulphoglucosamine sulphohydrolase isoform X1, giving the protein METEKSLSGSRSESSCSCWTSTFTSVHHAPPHDREWINTETSDDAGFETEVYNNSVVHTPHLRALAQRSLLFRNAFTSVSSCSPSRSAILTGLPQHQNGMYGLHQGVHHFNSFEGVQSLPLLLSQAGVRTGIIGKKHVGPGSVYPFDFSYTEENASVLQVGRNITRIKLLVRKFLQTHKRETDAGRSRVPGGSEDRPFFLYVAFHDPHRCGHSQPQYGAFCEKFGNGETGMGRIPDWKPVHYTPEQVKVPPFVPDTPAARADLAAQYTTVSRLDQGIGLVLEELREAGYENDTLIIYSSDNGIPFPNGRTNLYHSGIAEPMLVSSPEHRERWGDSSQAFVSLLDITPTILDWFSVPYPVYHLPGSPSAVLLTGHSLLPALVAEPTNWLTVFSSQSLHEVTMYYPIRSILQGAYHLLQNLHYRMPFPIDQDFYVSPTFQDLLNRTRSRQPTHWFKSLDQYYYRERWELYDTRSDPLEVRNLASDASYRAVLEDLRQRLQKWQWQTGDPWVCGPDYVLEEKLTPECRPLYNSL
- the sgsh gene encoding N-sulphoglucosamine sulphohydrolase isoform X2, which produces MLPRSCVLLLAAFSFAEPRRRNVLLIIADDAGFETEVYNNSVVHTPHLRALAQRSLLFRNAFTSVSSCSPSRSAILTGLPQHQNGMYGLHQGVHHFNSFEGVQSLPLLLSQAGVRTGIIGKKHVGPGSVYPFDFSYTEENASVLQVGRNITRIKLLVRKFLQTHKRETDAGRSRVPGGSEDRPFFLYVAFHDPHRCGHSQPQYGAFCEKFGNGETGMGRIPDWKPVHYTPEQVKVPPFVPDTPAARADLAAQYTTVSRLDQGIGLVLEELREAGYENDTLIIYSSDNGIPFPNGRTNLYHSGIAEPMLVSSPEHRERWGDSSQAFVSLLDITPTILDWFSVPYPVYHLPGSPSAVLLTGHSLLPALVAEPTNWLTVFSSQSLHEVTMYYPIRSILQGAYHLLQNLHYRMPFPIDQDFYVSPTFQDLLNRTRSRQPTHWFKSLDQYYYRERWELYDTRSDPLEVRNLASDASYRAVLEDLRQRLQKWQWQTGDPWVCGPDYVLEEKLTPECRPLYNSL
- the slc26a11 gene encoding sodium-independent sulfate anion transporter, which gives rise to MDRLRRPSGWSCCSCSSLKTWLPILSWLPRYKVGYLQMDILAGLTVGLTVVPQALAYAEVAGLPVQYGLYSAFMGGFIYTILGTSKDVTLGPTAIMSLLCFSVVGGQPHRAVLLSLLCGLVQAAMALLRLGFLLDFISYPVIKGFTCAAAVTIGFGQVKNILGIQGVPHQFFLEVYYTFYKIPEARTGDVVMGLLCLCLLTMLTFMKSSLGSSDSASCTRMARKFIWTVATMRNALLVVAASLFAFSCEAYGYHIFTITGHTSQGLPPFRPPPTSDTTANGTTVSFREMLEDFGGGLALIPLMGLLESIAIAKAFASQNDYRIDANQELLAIGVTNIMGSFVSAYPVTGSFGRTAVNSQTGVCTPAGGILTSVIVLLSLAFLMPAFYYIPKASLAAVIICAVAPMLDYGAVAKMWRVHRLDLLPFAVTFLMSFWEVQYGIVAGVAVSGAVLLYNVARPRIKVSDHGVLVMQLCSGLTFPATDHLSRFIHAHALQVSPPRSVVLDCHHVSAIDYTVISELKDLLRQFQLQRVKLVFSGLKPPVLKVFLAAQLQDFRFADSVEEALQMESGSSEPLLGGD